The Cellulophaga sp. RHA19 genome includes the window TTTATATTTTAGCAGATCCAAATAATCTACCAAAATATGAAAACCAAAACCTATAGTACACTAATTATACTTAGTTGCGTGCTTTTTTTAACCAGTTGTAACAACAACAAACCCAAATGGAAACAGCTTTTTAATGGTAAAGACCTTAAAGGCTGGCAAATAAAAATTAGAAATCATCCTTTAAATGACAACTACGCAAATACATTTAGCGTAAAAGACGGTAACATACAAGTACGCTACAATAACTACGGAGATTTTAATCAGCAATACGGACACTTATTTTATAAAAAGCCATACAGCGCATATTTAATAGGTGTAGAATATAGATTTGTTGGTGAACAAGCCAAAGGTGGCGAAGGTTGGGCTACAAGAAATAGCGGTATTATGCTACACGGACAGTCACCAAACACAATGTCTGTAGAGCAAGATTTTCCTAACTCTATAGAACTACAACTTTTAGGTGGCAATGGTAAAGATGAGCGTACTACAGCCAATATATGCACACCAGGTACGCAGTATGTTTTTAATAATGAAATAAAGCAAGAACACTGTGCAAGCTCTACCTCTAAAACGTATCACGGAGAACAGTGGGTACGTGTTGAAGCTCTAGTTTTAAGAGATTCTTTAATAGTACACTATGTAAATGGAGAAGAAGTACTGCGCTATACAAAACCTCAACTAGACCCTGTAAACGGAGCCAAAGAAGGCAAACCATTAACCAGTGGTAGCATCTCTTTACAAAGTGAAAGTCATCCTGTAGATTTTAGAAAGGTAGAAATAGTAAACTTAGAAAAATACATTACAGACCAAGGCAAACTAACAGAAGTAATTAATGAGCTGTTAGCAAAAAATTAATTCTTAAAAAAAAGCCTTTAGCAAATACGCTAAAGGCTTTTTTAATTTAATATGCTTTTTCTAATTTAGAACGCATTGTTTTTGCAGCAGCCACCAAATTCTCTAAAGCAGCTTTTGTTTCTGGCCAATCTCTAGTTTTTAATCCGCAATCCGGATTTACCCAAATATTGTCTGTTGGCAGTAACTTACTTGCTTTTACTAATAACTCTTCTATCTCTAACAAAGTAGGTACACGTGGCGAGTGTATGTCATAAACTCCAGGTCCTATTTCATTAGGATATTTAAAGTCTACAAAAACATTTAATAAATCCATTTTAGATCTAGATGTTTCTATAGTAATTACGTCTGCATCTAAACTAGTAATATGCTCTATAATATCATTAAACTCAGAATAACACATATG containing:
- a CDS encoding 3-keto-disaccharide hydrolase, which translates into the protein MKTKTYSTLIILSCVLFLTSCNNNKPKWKQLFNGKDLKGWQIKIRNHPLNDNYANTFSVKDGNIQVRYNNYGDFNQQYGHLFYKKPYSAYLIGVEYRFVGEQAKGGEGWATRNSGIMLHGQSPNTMSVEQDFPNSIELQLLGGNGKDERTTANICTPGTQYVFNNEIKQEHCASSTSKTYHGEQWVRVEALVLRDSLIVHYVNGEEVLRYTKPQLDPVNGAKEGKPLTSGSISLQSESHPVDFRKVEIVNLEKYITDQGKLTEVINELLAKN